Proteins encoded together in one Falco peregrinus isolate bFalPer1 chromosome 2, bFalPer1.pri, whole genome shotgun sequence window:
- the LOC101912167 gene encoding histone PARylation factor 1 isoform X2 encodes MYNCVSPLLEARIHLAAGRLGRKGRPCGPPLPRAGAPSPQQARAGSGSRAAPLRGPSPLRQAPATPLPYGRLAPSPSADAAPPRAGTCEKNGDVKKRRSDQADIPDSLRQEAETCYRLRLPEDFYQFWKFCEELDPEKPSDALMPSVGLRLVGPYDILAGKHKKAKSTDLNFNIHWRFFYDPPEFQTILVGDSKTQYHMGYFRDVPDELPVWVGANEAKKGCVISQVGDNVFAAVKLFLSKRLKEVTDKKKIAILKDIDEKLSRTAKELGYSLEQKTMKMKQRDKKVVTKAFHGAGLVVPVDKNDVGYRELPETNANLKKICKAIVDAPTDDERLKAFAPIQEMLTFVQFANDECDYGMGYELGMDLFCYGSHYFHKTVGQLLPLAYRLLRRDLFAEIIEAHLDHRRREAPDQLAA; translated from the exons ATGTACAACTGCGTGTCGCCCTTGCTAGAAGCGCGCATTCACCTTGCGGCAGGGCGCCTAGGTAGGAAGGGAAGGCCCTGCggcccgccgctgccccgggcTGGGGCGCCGTCCCCTCAGCAGGCGCGGGCTGGCAGCGGCAGCCGTGCCGCCCCGCTGCGAGGCCCCTCCCCCCTCCGGCAGGCACCCGCCACACCGCTGCCTTACGGCCggctggctcccagcccctccGCGGACGCCGCCCCTCCGCGGGCGGGCACG TGTGAAAAAAATGGAGACGTCAAGAAGAGAAGGTCAGATCAGGCAGATATTCCCGATAGTCTTCGTCAAGAAGCAGAAACATGCTATCGACTTAGGCTGCCTGAAGATTTCTATCAGTTTTGGAAGTTTTGTGAGGAACTAGATCCTGAGAAACCAAGTG ATGCGCTTATGCCAAGTGTTGGACTTAGGCTGGTTGGACCATATGATATTcttgctggaaaacacaaaaaagcaaaatcaacaGATCTGAACTTCAATATTCATTGGAGATTCTTCTATGATCCCCCAGAATTCCAGACTATACTTGTTGGGGATAGCAAAACACAGTATCACATGGGAtatttcag GGATGTGCCTGATGAGCTGCCAGTGTGGGTTGGTGCAAATGAAGCCAAGAAGGGCTGTGTGATTTCACAAGTTGGTGATAATGTCTTTGCCGCAGTCAA attatttttgtcAAAAAGACTGAAGGAAGTGACcgataaaaagaaaattgctatTTTGAAAGACATAGATGAGAAACTATCAAGAACAGCAAAAGAACTGGGTTATTCTCTGGAACAAAAAACCATGAAGATGAAACAGAGAGATAAGAAA GTGGTGACCAAAGCATTTCATGGAGCAGGCCTAGTTGTTCCTGTAGACAAAAATGATGTTGGATACAGAGAACTTCCCGAAACAAATG ctaatctgaaaaaaatctgtaaggCCATTGTTGATGCTCCTACTGATGATGAGAGACTGAAGGCCTTTGCACCCATTCAGGAAATGCTGACCTTCGTCCAGTTTGCTAATGATGAATGTGACTATGGAATGGGGTACGAACTGGGAATGGACCTGTTTTGCTATGGATCACAT TACTTCCACAAGACggtggggcagctgctgccgctGGCGTACAGGCTGCTGCGGAGGGACCTCTTCGCCGAGATCATCGAGGCGCACCTGGACCACCGCCGGCGGGAGGCGCCGGACCAGCTGGCGGCCtga
- the LOC101912167 gene encoding histone PARylation factor 1 isoform X1: MTGGGKRRPRGAAGPAGEQCEKNGDVKKRRSDQADIPDSLRQEAETCYRLRLPEDFYQFWKFCEELDPEKPSDALMPSVGLRLVGPYDILAGKHKKAKSTDLNFNIHWRFFYDPPEFQTILVGDSKTQYHMGYFRDVPDELPVWVGANEAKKGCVISQVGDNVFAAVKLFLSKRLKEVTDKKKIAILKDIDEKLSRTAKELGYSLEQKTMKMKQRDKKVVTKAFHGAGLVVPVDKNDVGYRELPETNANLKKICKAIVDAPTDDERLKAFAPIQEMLTFVQFANDECDYGMGYELGMDLFCYGSHYFHKTVGQLLPLAYRLLRRDLFAEIIEAHLDHRRREAPDQLAA; the protein is encoded by the exons ATGACAGGTGGCGGGAAGCGGAGGCCGCGCGGGGCGGCAGGCCCGGCCGGCGAGCAG TGTGAAAAAAATGGAGACGTCAAGAAGAGAAGGTCAGATCAGGCAGATATTCCCGATAGTCTTCGTCAAGAAGCAGAAACATGCTATCGACTTAGGCTGCCTGAAGATTTCTATCAGTTTTGGAAGTTTTGTGAGGAACTAGATCCTGAGAAACCAAGTG ATGCGCTTATGCCAAGTGTTGGACTTAGGCTGGTTGGACCATATGATATTcttgctggaaaacacaaaaaagcaaaatcaacaGATCTGAACTTCAATATTCATTGGAGATTCTTCTATGATCCCCCAGAATTCCAGACTATACTTGTTGGGGATAGCAAAACACAGTATCACATGGGAtatttcag GGATGTGCCTGATGAGCTGCCAGTGTGGGTTGGTGCAAATGAAGCCAAGAAGGGCTGTGTGATTTCACAAGTTGGTGATAATGTCTTTGCCGCAGTCAA attatttttgtcAAAAAGACTGAAGGAAGTGACcgataaaaagaaaattgctatTTTGAAAGACATAGATGAGAAACTATCAAGAACAGCAAAAGAACTGGGTTATTCTCTGGAACAAAAAACCATGAAGATGAAACAGAGAGATAAGAAA GTGGTGACCAAAGCATTTCATGGAGCAGGCCTAGTTGTTCCTGTAGACAAAAATGATGTTGGATACAGAGAACTTCCCGAAACAAATG ctaatctgaaaaaaatctgtaaggCCATTGTTGATGCTCCTACTGATGATGAGAGACTGAAGGCCTTTGCACCCATTCAGGAAATGCTGACCTTCGTCCAGTTTGCTAATGATGAATGTGACTATGGAATGGGGTACGAACTGGGAATGGACCTGTTTTGCTATGGATCACAT TACTTCCACAAGACggtggggcagctgctgccgctGGCGTACAGGCTGCTGCGGAGGGACCTCTTCGCCGAGATCATCGAGGCGCACCTGGACCACCGCCGGCGGGAGGCGCCGGACCAGCTGGCGGCCtga